One Plasmodium cynomolgi strain B DNA, chromosome 12, whole genome shotgun sequence genomic region harbors:
- a CDS encoding hypothetical protein (putative) yields the protein MPRAEPGTPKWLANKMKAKGLQKLKWYCQMCEKQCRDENGFKCHRLSETHQRQMQIFCQDANKFMDEYSSMFEKEFMRLMKTKYCRTRILANTVYTNMISDKTHIHMNATVWVTLTDFVLYLGKTGKCKIEETERGWYLEYIDREKIEREKAFEERKKIEYSYEELKEKKINEAIEEAKKTGKFIKSEYTGLNKKTDEKIVISSIKATRRDPSASKAGVNVLIAKALSKGEEGKGKVADALPDKQCAVENDVAKGAAKKRPLSSIELLLLENEAKKRLTNTAANLKNQQNSHNEIEAKQHEKDEKTNFPSSKYSWLCKNIVVKIIDRKHKHCNNKGVIVSVSSDERNKCEIQLNNSEKKKTSAHQKQLQTVIPKIGRDVLILRGQYRGLRGEVKQILPDEESALVAIFDKHLGTPWS from the exons ATGCCGCGCGCCGAGCCGGGGACGCCAAAATGGCTggcgaacaaaatgaaggccAAAGGCCTTCAGAAGCTAAAGTGGTATTGCCAAATGTGCGAAAAGCAGTGCAGAGACGAAAACGGATTCAAATGCCACAGACTGTCGGAAACACACCAAAGACAAATGCAGATATTCTGCCAAGACGCAAATAAATTCATGGATGAATATTCCTCCATGTtcgaaaaagaatttatgCGATTAATGAAAACCAAATATTGTCGTACGCGTATTTTGGCTAACACTGTCTACACCAACATGATTAGCGATaaaacacacatacatatgaaTGCCACCGTGTGGGTCACTCTTACCGATTTTGTACTGTACCTTGGGAAGACagggaaatgcaaaattgaagaaacgGAAAGGGGGTGGTATTTAGAATATATCgatagggaaaaaatcgaaagagaaaaagcttttgaggaaaggaaaaaaatcgaataCTCTTATGAAGAactgaaagaaaaaaaaattaatgaagcTATTGAAGAGGCTAAGAAAACGGGGAAATTTATCAAATCAGAATATACAGGActgaataaaaaaactgatgaaaaaattgtcatatctTCTATTAAAGCTACGCGAAGGGATCCTAGTGCTTCTAAAGCTGGTGTTAATGTACTCATAGCCAAGGCACTGagcaagggggaagaaggaaagggTAAGGTGGCGGACGCTTTGCCAGACAAGCAGTGCGCGGTAGAAAATGATGTAGCCAAGGGTGCGGCAAAGAAAAGACCCCTGTCATCCATCGAACTTCTCCTTCTGGAAAACGAGGCAAAGAAAAGGTTAACGAACACAGCtgctaatttaaaaaatcaacaaAATAGCCACAACGAAATCGAAGCGAAGCAACAtgaaaaagacgaaaaaacaaatttccCCAGTAGTAAGTACTCCTggttatgcaaaaatatcgTAGTTAAAATAATCGACAGGAAACACAAACACTGTAACAACAAGGGTGTCATCGTTTCGGTCTCGTCTGACGAAAGGAATAAATGTGAAATCCAGCTGAACaacagcgaaaaaaaaaaaacttctgcTCATCAAAAGCAGCTCCAAACGGTTATACCAAAAATCGGGCGGGACGTTTTGATCCTGAGGGGGCAGTACAGGGGCCTTCGCGGGGAGGTCAAGCAG ATTTTACCCGATGAGGAATCCGCCCTGGTTGCAATTTTTGATAAACATTTAGGTACTCCATGGAGCTGA
- a CDS encoding ribosomal protein (putative) — protein sequence MGYLTKIAIPFILLMISDNVPFVRSFFTSSGGGEMAQRGGRIRRNDCYHVSKWKKGAREVLLNSVAKAQGGSPLGGPPVLDGVDNKVEGRSCSDDRAGFRAGDSTGGGNGDGTGDSTGDTPGSCAAGLDLFQNDCLQLKQWYLGQEVREKWKQKHVENVRCNYEKVLLNNKYNELFNMYRNIKKNNVENYKKRVKTNRINPVIYVKKRLVSATAKYIKMSFMKTRKILWKIRYMPIIKAFAFLYYYGTNKYTVNIYKCIKSCLFNAINKYGRNNIKPVFHTLQANMGGYTKKINIRAKGKTDIIREPHTHIRVVLEV from the coding sequence ATGGGCTACCTAACCAAAATAGCCATCCCGTTTATTCTTCTAATGATAAGTGATAACGTGCCATTTGTGCGAAGCTTTTTTACCTCAAGCGGTGGTGGCGAAATGGCCCAGAGGGGTGGAAGGATAAGAAGAAACGACTGTTACCACGTatcgaaatggaagaaagGCGCAAGGGAGGTGCTGCTAAATAGTGTTGCAAAGGCACAGGGGGGGAGTCCGTTGGGTGGCCCCCCCGTGCTAGATGGGGTAGACAACAAAGTGGAGGGCAGAAGCTGTAGTGATGACCGTGCAGGTTTCCGCGCTGGGGATAGCACTGGGGGCGGCAATGGGGACGGCACTGGGGACAGCACTGGGGACACCCCTGGAAGCTGCGCAGCGGGGCTGGACCTCTTCCAGAATGACTGCCTACAACTGAAGCAGTGGTACCTAGGACAGGAGGTGCGGGAGAAGTGGAAGCAAAAGCACGTCGAAAATGTTCGCTGCAACTACGAGAAAGTCCTACTAAACAATAAGTACAACGAACTGTTCAACATGtacagaaatataaaaaaaaataacgtggaaaattacaaaaagagAGTTAAAACAAACAGAATAAATCCAGTCAtctatgtaaaaaaaaggctagtCTCAGCAACAGCAaagtatattaaaatgtCATTCATGAAAACGAGGAAAATTCTTTGGAAAATCAGATACATGCCAATAATCAAAGCTTTCGCATTTCTCTACTACTACGGCACCAATAAATACACAGTCAATATCTACAAGTGTATAAAATCGTGCCTCTTTAACGCTATTAACAAATATGGGCGCAATAATATTAAGCCCGTTTTTCACACGCTGCAGGCTAACATGGGTGGGtacaccaaaaaaattaatatccgagcaaaagggaaaacggACATCATACGCGAGCCGCACACGCACATTCGGGTGGTGCTCGAGGTGTAG
- a CDS encoding 1-deoxy-D-xylulose 5-phosphate reductoisomerase (putative), whose amino-acid sequence MKGSIFLHTLLLLVGMQERRAGRVYARQGGSICVRRHAQGERKRAYIINMKRGGLQNGGVKQARWSGRIKFKKRGDLAYGTKHCVKAASGVNASNGVSASNSVNAANTANTANTANTANSANSDCEAPPINVAIFGSSGSIGTNALDIIRECNRMKKRFNVEALYVNKSVKKLYEQAREFLPKYVCIHDESKYEELKLLLKNIRGYNPEILVGDDGMKQMCRSSTLDKVVIGIDSFHGLYSTIYAIKNNKIIALANKESIVSAGFFLKKLLTSHTKSCIIPVDSEHSAIFQCLDNNKVLRTRCLQDNFCKVNQIKKIILSSSGGPFQNVSLDELKKVTSVDALKHPKWKMGPKITIDSATMMNKGLEVIEAHFLFDVDYNDIEIVVHKECIFHSCVEFIDKSVISQMYYPDMKIPILFALSWPNRIATELPSLNLASRKGNFYPTVLNAANEVANKLFLNNKIGYFDIASIISDVLESFTPQTISNNCEDLMNQIGDIHSWSMCRATEVYRTRCGGSP is encoded by the exons ATGAAagggtccatttttttgcacacccTGTTGTTGCTCGTTGGCATGCAGGAAAGGAGGGCTGGGCGTGTGTACGCCCGACAAGGAGGGAGTATTTGCGTGAGGAGGCACGCACAGGGTGAGAGGAAAAGGGCgtacataataaatatgaaaagagGGGGCCTGCAAAATGGTGGGGTGAAACAGGCGAGGTGGTCTGGGCGGATAAAATTTAAGAAGCGGGGGGACCTCGCATATGGGACCAAGCATTGTGTAAAAGCGGCGAGTGGCGTGAATGCGTCGAACGGCGTAAGTGCGTCGAACAGCGTAAATGCCGCCAATACCGCCAATACCGctaacaccgccaacaccgccaatAGCGCCAACAGCGACTGTGAGGCGCCTCCCATCAATGTGGCCATCTTCGGGAGCAGCGGGAGCATCGGCACGAACGCGCTGGACATCATTCGTGAGTGCAACCGAATGAAGAAGCGGTTCAACGTGGAAGCCCTGTATGTTAACAAGAGTGTAAAAAAACTGTATGAACAGGCAAGGGAGTTTTTACCAAAGTATGTATGTATCCACGATGAGTCCAAATACGAAGAGttaaaattattgttaaaaaacataagagGTTACAACCCAGAGATACTAGTGGGAGATGATGGCATGAAACAAATGTGCAGAAGTAGCACACTTGATAAGGTTGTAATTGGGATCGACTCCTTCCATGGATTATACTCAACCATTTatgcaattaaaaataataaaattattgcaCTAGCGAATAAGGAGTCTATCGTATCTGCtggattttttctcaaaaaattattaacaagtCATACAAAATCATGCATCATCCCAGTGGACTCCGAACACAGTGCCATCTTCCAATGCTTGGATAATAACAAGGTATTAAGGACACGATGTCTTCAGGATAACTTTTGCAAAGTGAAtcaaataaagaaaataattttatcctCCTCAGGTGGTCCCTTTCAAAATGTCTCTCTTgatgagttaaaaaaagtaacatcCGTAGATGCTCTCAAACATCCTAAGTGGAAAATGGGACCCAAAATAACCATCGACTCTGCAACCATGATGAATAAGGGTCTAGAAGTGATTGAAGCTCATTTTCTCTTCGACGTAGATTATAATGATATCGAGATCGTAGTGCATAAAGAATGTATTTTCCATTCGTGTGTCGAATTTATCGACAAATCTGTCATAAGTCAAATGTACTACCCAGATATGAAGATTCCGATTCTGTTTGCTTTAAGTTGGCCTAATAGAATTGCTACAGAATTACCATCCCTTAACTTGGCTA GTAGAAAAGGTAACTTCTACCCAACTGTCCTCAATGCAGCCAATGAGGTGGCGAACAAACTATTTTTGAATAACAAGATTGGCTACTTCGATATTGCTTCCATAATATCAGACGTCCTGGAGTCCTTCACTCCACAGACCATCTCCAACAACTGCGAAGATTTGATGAACCAAATTGGGGATATTCACAGCTGGTCCATGTGCAGAGCGACGGAGGTGTACCGGACCCGCTGTGGTGGATCCCCGTGA
- a CDS encoding hypothetical protein (putative), with protein sequence MEEENTHVDSNDKQACEMHRGGETHRGETHRGETQMKKKVFYIVQEVPYADFYNFDYEPIDSFRKSGETQCIDGDTSTSSSSCGEVGEVGEVGSGRTGKRTHASCCCAGHQQGNNAHEEGEKRECAEYYYQGGENPSGGCPSGGRPSGGRPNGGHPNGEHPNGVHPNGEHPNGEHPNGEHPNGGHPNGGHPNGGHPNGGHPSGGPPSGAPRRKSELREGYPLANKPASRRTPAKKRQKIKRKNEFLKQCEFNSDGSCYYTISNSNYLRLFATDLLLLNALSKGSGVGSGGGGGMGSDGSNGIRNGISNGGSGEGHAQLRALHEEYERMDAEEKEKRNQSWICMQLGEHIYDCKFYPFFDWNNSNTCFFAVSSKGSPVCLYSAYDGSSIMSFKTFNHCQELCNSYSLCFHPDRNWLLCGTNDKSIKVFDFAKPNEVYENRILSTRRGRGQKGIISTMTYKKKGYGKNTMYAVGDYNDCIYLYADNCDHKNDFILKFQVDRMKSNGITCIKWIDEFSLLSGSRNGSFIYRYDMRKNTEYVQKWERFALTNQKYLFDVYRDFLLISGSGTRRFYENNSNKVDIMASVFSGGMNTSYHNAVDGASDRNAVDGVSPASSSIPFPSVSRYINSACTVWCDFAMSSDGYG encoded by the exons atggaggaggaaaacaCACATGTGGACTCGAACGACAAGCAGGCCTGTGAAATGcacagaggaggagaaacGCACAGAGGAGAAACTCACAGAGGAGAAACtcagatgaagaagaaggtgTTCTACATTGTGCAAGAAGTACCGTACGCagatttttacaactttgaTTATGAGCCAATTGACAGTTTTAGGAAGTCAGGGGAAACGCAGTGCATCGACGGGGACACGTCGACATCGTCATCGTCATGTGGTGAGGTTGGTGAGGTTGGTGAGGTTGGAAGTGGGAGGACCGGAAAGAGGACCCATGCAAGTTGCTGTTGCGCGGGCCATCAGCAGGGGAATAATGCTCatgaggagggagaaaaacgcGAATGTGCAGAGTACTACTAccagggaggggaaaatcCCAGCGGAGGGTGTCCCAGCGGAGGGCGTCCCAGCGGAGGGCGTCCCAATGGAGGGCATCCAAATGGAGAGCATCCAAATGGAGTGCATCCAAATGGAGAGCATCCCAATGGAGAGCATCCCAATGGAGAGCATCCCAATGGAGGGCATCCCAATGGAGGGCATCCCAATGGAGGGCATCCCAATGGAGGGCATCCCAGTGGAGGGCCTCCCTCAGGCGCACCCCGAAGAAAGAGCGAGTTGAGGGAAGGATATCCCCTCGCGAATAAACCCGCCAGTAGGAGAACCCCTGCAaagaaaagacaaaaaataaaaaggaaaaatgaattccTGAAGCAGTGCGAATTTAACAGCGATGGGAGTTGCTACTACACCATTTCGAACAGCAACTATTTGAGACTCTTCGCCACGGACTTGTTATTGTTAAATGCGTTAAGTAAGGGCAGCGGTGTGGGAAGCGGTGGCGGTGGCGGTATGGGTAGCGATGGCAGTAACGGCATCCGCAACGGCATCAGTAACGGCGGCAGTGGAGAGGGGCACGCACAGCTAAGGGCACTACATGAGGAGTACGAACGCATGGACGctgaggagaaggagaaaaggaaccAGAGCTGGATCTGCATGCAGCTGGGCGAACATATATACGATTGCAaattttaccccttttttgattGGAACAATAGCAACACATGCTTCTTTGCAGTGTCTTCTAAAGGCAGCCCTGTATGTCTGTACAGCGCATATGATGGGTCCTCTATCATGTCTTTCAAAACGTTCAACCACTGCCAAGAGTTATGTAACTCTTATTCGTTATGTTTCCACCCAGACAGAAACTGGCTTCTATGTGGAACAAACGATAAGTCAATCAAAGTATTCGATTTTGCAAAACCAAACGAAGTATACGAAAATCGTATCTTAAGTACaagaagagggagagggCAAAAGGGTATTATATCTACCAtgacttataaaaaaaaaggatatgGGAAAAATACTATGTATGCTGTTGGAGATTACAATGACTGTATATACCTTTATGCGGATAACTGTgatcataaaaatgattttattttaaaatttcaagtTGATAGAATGAAATCTAATGGAATAACTTGTATAAAATGGATAGATGAATTTTCTCTCCTTAGTGGAAGTCGAAATGGATCATTTATTTACCGTTATgacatgagaaaaaatacagagtatgtacaaaaatgggaaagattTGCTTTGACTAATCAGAAATACTTGTTTGATGTATATCGAgatttcctcctcatcagtG GGTCTGGCACGAGACGCTTTTACGAAAATAACAGCAACAAGGTTGATATAATGGCGAGTGTCTTTAGTGGTGGGATGAATACGTCCTACCATAATGCGGTGGACGGTGCGTCTGATCGTAATGCGGTGGACGGCGTGTCTccagcttcttcttcgattCCCTTTCCCAGCGTGTCTCGGTACATAAACAGCGCTTGCACAGTTTGGTGCGATTTCGCCATGTCCTCTGACGGGTATGGGTAG
- a CDS encoding DNA-3-methyladenine glycosylase (putative) — protein MTIFTENFYLQENVLSITEALIGHILWVYDRGKKKLYGSRITELEAYNGTEDKASHAYNNKKTNRNATMFGKGGVSYVYLCYGIHNCLNIVTNGENTPDAILVRSLEPFYGTDGVLLNRYEIHSGGSMLGRDSPGRAVCAVKGEGGGIPIGCSDERSHQKSNYCMDKEKLQRIDSVKSILKSISMKKLVKVSSGPGCVTKCLDITRKDDKASFFSDLPQYSGEGKKLTLEEGAHPTSGGKNIRPDHCSTCNISDLQQSRFFISICPKTSQIVNFYESLVSQKGGNDNYIQDVYSQYKSHLLDYFNCMKWDQEKMVVQRDKRVGVAYAEEAALYDYRFLLKGHPSISVLPK, from the exons ATGACCATTTTcacagaaaatttttacttgcAAGAAAATGTGCTGTCCATAACGGAGGCCCTTATTGGGCATATCTTGTGGGTATATGatagagggaaaaaaaaattatatggcTCTAGGATAACCGAACTAGAAGCATACAACGGAACTGAAGACAAAGCATCTcatgcatataataataaaaagacaaACAGGAATGCAACTATGTTTGGGAAAGGAGGAGTCAGTTACGTGTACCTCTGCTATGGTATACACAACTGCTTAAATATAGttacaaatggggaaaatacgCCCGATGCGATTTTGGTCCGATCGTTGGAGCCGTTTTATGGTACCGACGGTGTCTTACTTAACAGGTATGAAATTCATTCTGGGGGGTCCATGTTGGGAAGGGACTCTCCGGGTCGTGCTGTATGCGCGgtgaaaggggaaggggggggcaTACCCATTGGCTGCTCAGATGAACGTTCTCACCAAAAGAGCAACTACTGCATGGATAAAGAGAAGCTCCAAAGGATTGACTCAGTAAAGTCCATCTTGAAATCGAtaagtatgaaaaaattggtcAAGGTTAGCAGTGGCCCTGGGTGTGTAACCAAGTGCTTAGATATTACGCGGAAGGATGATAAGGcgagttttttttcggaCCTTCCGCAATATTcaggggaggggaagaaactcACTTTGGAGG AAGGGGCCCACCCAACCAGCGGAGGTAAAAACATAAGACCCGATCACTGCTCCACATGCAACATAAGCGATTTACAACAGAGTCGATTCTTCATTAGTATCTGTCCCAAGACAAGccaaattgtaaatttttacgaaTCACTGGTttctcaaaaagggggaaatgatAACTACATACAGGACGTGTACAGTCAGTACAAGTCCCACCTGCTAGATTATTTCAACTGCATGAAGTGGGACCAGGAGAAAATGGTCGTGCAAAGGGACAAACGAGTAGGAGTGGCCTATGCGGAGGAGGCTGCCCTGTATGACTACCGTTTTTTGTTAAAGGGCCATCCCTCCATTTCGGTCCTACCCAAGTGA
- a CDS encoding hypothetical protein (putative), protein MEGKKYFICDDSPPRGLPPHWGRTPPVDDAAVGPHNNDMIMKSFSHKKMTKLFKSESPNNGGVPGGDKMHYCSFRSDRFVDRISGDTASSEHEGGVRAETSLSKNGRERGRERGRENGRGTGLGTLEEKEKYSDEEEVTRCSSLKMDHENGARCLDSTPPHLPSDVERAHSNIRTQSYVCFYLGIALTSFIAPALNIFSNVFLPMSMVGFVSVRLMCSLLLEKFVLKEQQSVYLYVGIPFSTVGLTLITVYSGSDNIIKDLDSVLGLFVTGESIMLLSCEMFFAFVVALLSVGHLGEGTSTGWVGGQHRGVPSEGELFSSKFNASMQSKDKDPNSKRRGGNFFFFFSPVSSGIMGSLATIFSKATLIGLVSVLLSEQLTLRHFFLNYKVALLIILTIICSFAEITYTPFLLKYYNLTHVVSLKSFGNISFNAVNGMAIFDERPSCVYAWTFGFLLILVGIIFLSYKNVIPTALRLFNQQCRHKT, encoded by the exons ATGGAAGGGAAGAAGTATTTTATATGTGATGATTCCCCACCAAGGGGACTTCCCCCCCATTGGGGAAGGACCCCCCCCGTGGATGATGCAGCTGTGGGACCTCATAACAACGACATGATAATGAAAAGCTTttcgcacaaaaaaatgactaaGCTTTTTAAAAGTGAAAGTCCCAATAATGGGGGGGTGCCTGGTGGGGATAAAATGCATTACTGCTCATTTCGGTCCGATCGGTTCGTAGACAGGATCAGTGGCGACACGGCGAGCTCCGAGCACGAAGGGGGAGTGCGTGCAGAGACTTCGCTCAGCAAAAATGGGCGTGAAAGGGGGCGTGAAAGGGGGCGTGAAAATGGGCGCGGAACCGGATTGGGGACGctggaggaaaaggaaaaatacagCGACGAGGAAGAAGTTACGAGGTGCTCCTCCCTCAAAATGGATCACGAAAATGGAGCTCGCTGCCTGGACTCCACCCCCCCACATCTGCCATCAGATGTCGAACGTGCACACTCCAACATAAGAACACAAAGCTACGTTTGCTTCTACCTAGGAATAGCGCTCACAAGCTTTATAGCCCCTGCACTGAACATATTCAGTAATGTATTTCTACCCATGTCGATGGTCGGCTTCGTCAGCGTGAGACTCATGTGCTCATTGCTCCTGGAAAAATTTGTCCTAAAGGAGCAGCAGTCAGTTTACTTATACGTGGGAATCCCCTTTTCCACCGTGGGTCTAACATTAATCACTGTGTACTCTGGTAGTGACAATATCATCAAAGATTTAGACTCCGTTTTGGGTTTGTTCGTAACAGGTGAATCGATAATGTTGCTCAGTTGCGAGATGTTCTTCGCCTTTGTGGTGGCACTTCTTTCTGTGGGCCACTTGGGCGAAGGTACTTCCACAGGATGGGTTGGTGGACAGCACAGGGGGGTTCCCTCAGAAGGTGAGCTCTTTAGCTCCAAATTCAATGCCAGTATGCAGAGCAAGGATAAAGATCCAAATTCGAagcgaaggggggggaattttttcttcttcttctccccagtCTCATCAGGAATTATGGGATCCCTGGCGACTATTTTCTCCAAAGCGACCTTAATCGGACTTGTGTCCGTGCTGCTAAGCGAGCAATTGACCttacgtcatttttttctcaattacAAAGTAGCTCTCCTCATTATACTGACAATCATTTGCTCCTTTGCTGAAATTACATACAcgccttttttgttaaagtATTACAATCTCACGCATGTAGTGTCCTTGAAGAGCTTCGGAAATATATCCTTCAATGCGGTCAACGGGATGGCCATTTTCGAC GAAAGACCCTCGTGTGTTTACGCCTGGACCTTCggcttcctcctcatcctcgTGGGAATTATATTCCTTTCATACAAAAACGTCATCCCCACAGCGTTACGTCTCTTCAACCAGCAGTGTCGCCACAAGACATGA